The sequence CATCTAGATTGAGGCATGTCAACACGTTCCATAAAAGCTATTATCGTGCCCATACAAGCCGTAGAGGGAATGGTTGCATTTGACGGTCCGCTTGCAGTCGATTGCGTGACCTCAAACGGACATCGTTCGTGCGGGTGAACGGTATTGTGCAATGTGTGACAGACTGCTGAGGGAAACCTTTATAGTTATCTGTGAAGGACAATTCTGACGGGGTACCAACCCATGTCATATGAGATTATTGATGAAGGTATCGGTGAACTAGTCGGGTGGGAACACCCGGACGACCTCAGGGAATGGAACCGGGACGAGCGATCCCGTGAACTCAAGGACAAGACGATGACCGCTGAAGAGGCGGTCACCGAGTACGTTGACGAGGGCGACTCCATCGCCAGCGGCGGCTTCGGGCAGATCCGCATCTCGACCCCTATCGTTCACGAGATCATTCGACAGGGATTCGAGGACCTCCGGCTCATCGCGAAGACGGCCGAGTTCGACGCTGACCTCCTCGTGGCCGCAAACGCGGTTTCCAAGATGGACGTCGCGTACTCGTTCGCTCTCGAGGCACGCGGACTCTCTGCTGTCGGCCGGCGACGAGTAGAGGAGGGCGACGTCGAAGTCGTCACCGAGGCATCCAACGCGAACCTCCAGTGGCGCTTCCTCGCCGGAAAGATGGGCATCCCGTTCATTCCGGTGCGGGTAAACTCGGGGACAGACACGTTCGCAAAGAGTTCCGGAAAACTCATCGAAGGGCCGTTCACGGGCGATCCGATCAACGTTCTTCCCGCAGCGAATCCCGACGTGGCGTTCATTCACGTCAACAAGGCCGACCAATACGGCAACGCCGTTATCGACGGCATCACCGTCGAAGACGATCAGCTCTCCGGCGCGGCCAAACGTCTCATCATCACGGCCGAGGAGATCGTCGATAACGACGAGATC is a genomic window of Halanaeroarchaeum sulfurireducens containing:
- a CDS encoding CoA transferase subunit A codes for the protein MSYEIIDEGIGELVGWEHPDDLREWNRDERSRELKDKTMTAEEAVTEYVDEGDSIASGGFGQIRISTPIVHEIIRQGFEDLRLIAKTAEFDADLLVAANAVSKMDVAYSFALEARGLSAVGRRRVEEGDVEVVTEASNANLQWRFLAGKMGIPFIPVRVNSGTDTFAKSSGKLIEGPFTGDPINVLPAANPDVAFIHVNKADQYGNAVIDGITVEDDQLSGAAKRLIITAEEIVDNDEIRADPDATDIPFFLVDAVVEAPYGSHPGELPYNYYYDDHHLSEWIDMTEDEEGVEEYLEEYVHGVDSWYEYLEKIGGVEKLMSLERIENYQEKPEYPWL